A stretch of Engystomops pustulosus unplaced genomic scaffold, aEngPut4.maternal MAT_SCAFFOLD_117, whole genome shotgun sequence DNA encodes these proteins:
- the LOC140107116 gene encoding LOW QUALITY PROTEIN: E3 ubiquitin-protein ligase SMURF2-like (The sequence of the model RefSeq protein was modified relative to this genomic sequence to represent the inferred CDS: inserted 1 base in 1 codon; deleted 1 base in 1 codon): MSNQGSRRNGPVKLRLTVLCAKNLVKKDFFRLPDPFAKVVVDGSGQCHSTDTVKNTLDPKWNQHYDLYIGKSDSITISVWNHKKIHKKQGAGFLGCVRLLSNAINRLKDTGYQRLDLCKLGPNDNDTVRGQIVVSLQSRDRIGTGGQVVDCSRLFDNDLPDGWEERRTASGRIQYLNHITRTTQWERPTRPASEYSSPGRPLSCFVDENTPITGSNGASSGQTSDPRLAERRVRSQRHRNYMSRTHLHTPPDLPEGYEQRTTQQGQVYFLHTQTGVSTWHDPRVPRDLSNINCEELGPLPPGWEIRNTATGRVYFVDHNNRTTQFTDPRLSANLHLVLNRQQLKDHQQQQQQQLQQPPPPPVVPLCQLPDDVDCXTVPRYKRDLVQKLKILRQELSQQQPQAGHCRIEVSREEIFEESYRQVMKMRPKDLWKRLMIKFRGEEGLDYGGVAREWLYLLSHEMLNPYYGLFQYSRDDIYTLQINPDSAVNPEHLSYFHFVGRIMGMAVFHGHYIDGGFTLPFYKQLLGKPITLDDMESVDPDLHNSLVWILENDITAVLDHTFCVEHSAYGELIQHELKPNGKTIPVTEETKKEYVRLYVNWRFLRGIEAQFLALQKGFNEVIPQHLLKTFDEKELELIVCGLGKIDVNDWKSNTRLKHCTADSNIVKWFWKAVESFDEERRARLLQFVTGSSRVPLQGFKALQGAAGPRLFTIHQIDANTNNLPKAHTCFNRIDIPPYESYEKLSEKLLTAIEETCGFAVE, encoded by the exons TTCTCTGCGCTAAGAATCTGGTGAAGAAGGATTTTTTCA GACTCCCGGATCCCTTTGCCAAGGTGGTGGTGGACGGGTCCGGGCAATGTCACTCCACAGACACGGTGAAGAACACGCTGGACCCCAAGTGGAACCAACACTATGACCT ATACATTGGGAAGTCGGACTCCATCACCATCAGTGTGTGGAACCACAAGAAGATCCACAAAAAGCAGGGGGCGGGTTTCCTGGGCTGCGTCCGCCTCCTGTCCAACGCCATCAACCGCCTGAAGGACACGGGCT ACCAGCGCCTGGACCTATGCAAGCTCGGCCCGAACGACAATGACACTGTGCGGGGGCAGATAGTAG TCAGCCTCCAGTCCCGGGATCGGATCGGCACCGGGGGGCAGGTGGTGGACTGCAGCCGACTGTTTGACAACGACTTACCAGATGG ctgggaggagaggaggacggcCTCGGGGCGCATCCAATACCTCAACCACATCACCCGGACCACCCAGTGGGAGCGGCCCACCCG ACCCGCCTCTGAGTACTCCAGTCCTGGGCGGCCTCTCAGCTGCTTCGTAGATGAGAACACGCCCATCACGGGAAGCAATGGCGCCAGCAGCGGGCAGACCTCGGACCCCCGGCTCGCAGAGAGGAGGGTCCGCTCACAGCGCCACAGGAACTACATGAGCAGAACACATCTACACACCCCACCCGACCTACCCGAGGGATATG AGCAGAGGACCACACAGCAGGGGCAGGTCTACTTCCTCCACACACAGACTGGCGTCAGCACCTGGCACGATCCCAGGGTGCCCAG GGATCTCAGTAACATTAATTGTGAGGAGTTGGGGCCCCTCCCTCCGGGCTGGGAGATCCGTAATACGGCTACGGGGAGGGTCTACTTTGTGGATCACAATAACCGGACCACGCAGTTTACTGACCCCCGGCTGTCGGCCAACCTTCACCTCGTACTCAA CCGTC AACAGCTAAAAGACCACCAGCAGCAACAACAACAACAGCTGCAGCAGCCGCCCCCACCCCCGGTGGTGCCCCTGTGCCAGCTCCCCGACGACGTGGACT TGACCGTCCCCCGATACAAGAGGGACCTGGTGCAGAAACTGAAGATCCTGCGGCAGGAGCTCTCCCAGCAACAGCCGCAGGCC GGGCACTGCCGCATAGAGGTGTCACGAGAGGAGATCTTTGAG GAATCCTACCGGCAGGTGATGAAGATGAGGCCGAAGGATCTGTGGAAGAGGCTGATGATCAAATTTCGCGGAGAGGAAGGGTTGGACTATGGAGGAGTCGCCAG GGAGTGGCTTTACCTGTTGTCTCATGAGATGTTGAATCCATATTACGGCCTCTTCCAATATTCGCGTGATGACATCTACACACTACAGATTAACCCCGACTCTGCCGTCAACCCG GAACACCTCTCGTACTTCCACTTTGTGGGGCGGATCATGGGGATGGCGGTATTTCACGGCCACTACATAGACGGAGGCTTCACCCTCCCCttctacaagcagctgctggggaagcCCATCACCCTGGACGACATGGAGTCTGTGGACCCCGACCTCCACAACAGCCTCGTCTGGATCCt AGAGAATGACATCACGGCGGTGCTGGACCACACGTTCTGCGTGGAGCACAGCGCGTATGGAGAACTCATCCAGCACGAGCTGAAACCCAACGGCAAGACCATCCCCGTCACCGAGGAGACCAAAAAGGAGTATGTCAG GCTTTACGTGAACTGGAGGTTCCTGCGAGGCATCGAGGCGCAGTTCCTGGCCCTGCAGAAGGGGTTCAATGAGGTCATCCCCCAACATCTGCTCAAGACGTTTGACGAGAAGGAGCTGGAG CTCATAGTCTGTGGACTGGGGAAGATCGACGTGAACGACTGGAAGTCCAATACGCGGTTAAAGCACTGCACCGCCGACAGTAACATCGTCAAGTGGTTCTGGAAAGCCGTGGAGTCGTTCGATGAGGAGCGGAGGGCGCGGCTGCTGCAGTTTGTCACCGGATCCTCTAGGGTTCCCCTGCAAGGCTTCAAGGCGCTGCAAG GTGCTGCCGGACCTCGGCTCTTCACCATCCATCAGATCGACGCAAACACCAACAACCTGCCCAAGGCGCACACCTG CTTTAACCGCATAGACATCCCTCCCTACGAGAGCTACGAGAAACTCTCTGAGAAGCTCCTGACGGCCATCGAGGAGACGTGCGGTTTTGCGGTGGAATGA
- the CEP95 gene encoding centrosomal protein of 95 kDa isoform X3, giving the protein MGTQETDWVTVANSLLSRCHVSLLVSDLTQCDARFFSALYEAILGEKVPDYITDSHTAEDDAHNVQSVIDSLALDYLQVSLSHITGENVVRGDTESIRNLLEIFDGLLEYLTEQISEASSQNGEDLEYKEAHVRGLHVEAPPCLRPPPSIGSLSSDLHPPSLGVDGSESTAELIRLGDTAHTFTLRGLDVETLRGRTVTPRPAEEEETLVSAVTGDNGTLVVEGHPVDEREGTPILQQTPTAVLLKPPYQPRAVTREARSPAPRSTHGVTSDILHGGSKSVKSPERRSPKEKKVAFRTLPDVRLMTQQNSLETWSNGSATCSKETAAEIDERSSGGREYSLLGSQPRSLVDEPLSVQRARNRLSELELQEMSEKLSRRLDELDRMLKKALGDQTRSSSETKEDDKLSQHSDSIMEIRRKTRQHAPQHTKPPSARPRSLSSSPLPPTGRTLSAQFEDLLNKEAKGDIGKIRRDLQKELDLQRLKSQLLFCAYEEEFKDLEETEKQKLVKMKEKLREEEFKENIFKNVPKKSHPEKVYGRKPARPPPKPAQWTPTLQKSSRVTVKENELLPLLLEDFPHLQVSPHALRSMWKGQMAQVEQLARSSQEDERSQRHLQKEVEEAHRKRDLLVQLIQREQNHKQRLKDFKDRIRLQKSAQNRMRETRQQAARAKRYYDDYHVQLRAKLMRARTREERIFKNLFEEGLDLQKQRLQEMRSYAKEQREEQRKRHKDELESMENYYKDQFSMLAEAVSQEQQEIQVREKTQAKTLQKVKRELRAKMEKEIQDLQELILRTDEDAFFRELEAERLKRRLHLASFQYSKSHCL; this is encoded by the exons ATGGGTACGCAGGAAACGG ACTGGGTGACCGTTGCCAACTCCCTGCTGAGCAGGTGCCACGTGTCCCTCCTGGTCAGCGACCTGACGCAATGTGACGCCCGCTTCTTTTCCGCCCTGTATGAAGCCATTCTAGGAGAAAAGGTGCCAG ATTACATCACCGATTCACACACAGCCGAGGACGACGCCCACAATGTGCAATCTGTCATCGACTCGCTGGCCCTGGATTATCTGCAAGTCAGCCTGTCCCATATCACAG GAGAGAACGTGGTCCGAGGAGACACAGAGTCCATCAGGAACCTCCTGGAGATATTCGACGGATTACTGGAGTATCTGACAGAGCAAATCAGTGAGGCGTCATCACAGAACGGAG AAGACTTGGAATATAAGGAAGCACATGTGAGGGGGCTACACGTGGAAGCCCCCCCCTGCCTGCGACCGCCTCCATCTATAGG gtctctctcCTCGGACCTTCACCCTCCGTCTTTGGGAGTAGATGGATCAGAATCCACGGCAGAGCTGATCCGGCTGGGGGACACGGCGCACACCTTCACGCTGAGAG GTCTGGACGTGGAGACCCTGCGGGGGCGGACAGTGACCCCCCGgcccgcagaggaggaggagacgctgGTTTCTGCTGTCACAGGAGACAATG GCACCCTTGTAGTGGAGGGTCATCCAGTAGATGAGCGGGAAGGGACCCCGATCCTGCAGCAGACCCCGACCGCCGTTCTTCTAAAACCCCCGTACCAGCCGCGTGCTGTGACCAGAGAGGCGCGCTCCCCCGCACCCCGCAGCACACATGGAG TAACGTCAGACATTCTCCATGGGGGATCAAAATCGGTGAAGTCACCGGAGAGGAGGAGCCCAAAGGAG AAGAAAGTTGCGTTCCGCACGTTGCCGGATGTGAGGCTGATGACGCAGCAGAACTCGCTGGAGACCTGGAGCAATGGGTCAGCGACCTGCAGCAAGGAGACGGCAGCAGAGATagatgagcgcagctctggagggaGAGAGTATTCACTGCTGGG CTCCCAGCCCCGGTCGCTGGTGGATGAGCCCCTGTCGGTACAGAGAGCCCGCAATCGCCTGTCGGAGCTGGAGCTGCAGGAGATGTCGGAGAAGCTGTCCCGCCGGCTGGATGAGCTGGACCGG ATGCTGAAGAAGGCGCTGGGGGATCAGACCCGGAGCAGCAGCGAGACCAAGGAGGACGACAAACTCTCCCAGCACAGCGACAGCATCATGGAGATCCGCCGGAAGACGCGGCAGCACG CCCCCCAacacacaaagccccccagtgcCCGGCCgcgctccctctcctcctccccgctgCCCCCTACTGGACGGACGCTCTCGGCTCAGTTTGAGGACCTCCTGAACAAGGAGGCGAAAGGAGACATCGGGAAGATCCGCAGAGACCTGCAGAAGGAACTGGACCTTCAGAGGCTCAAGTCTCAG CTCCTGTTTTGCGCTTATGAGGAAGAATTTAAGGACCTTGAGGAAACAGAGaaacagaaactggtgaagatGAAGGAAAAGCTGCGGGAGGAG GAATTTAAGGAGAATATcttcaaaaatgttccaaaaaaatcTCACCCAGAGAAGGTTTACGGGAGGAAGCCGGCGCGGCCGCCCCCTAAACCCGCGCAGTGGACCCCCACCCTACAGAAGAGCAGCAGAG TGACGGTGAAGGAGAACGAGCTGCTGCCGCTCCTATTGGAGGATTTCCCGCACCTCCAGGTGTCGCCCCACGCGCTGCGCTCCATGTGGAAGGGGCAGATGGCGCAGGTGGAGCAGCTCGCCAGGTCTAGCCAGGAAGACGAGCGGAGCCAGCGCCATCTCCAGAAGGAG GTGGAGGAGGCGCATAGGAAGCGCGATCTCCTGGTGCAGCTGATCCAGCGCGAGCAGAACCACAAGCAGCGGCTG AAAGACTTTAAGGACCGGATCCGTCTCCAGAAATCGGCACAGAACCGGATGCGAGAGACCCGACAGCAGGCGGCCCGAGCAAAGAGATACTACGACGACTACCACGTGCAGCTCCGCGCCAAACTGATGAGGGCGAGAACCCGGGAGGAGAGG ATCTTCAAGAACTTGTTTGAGGAGGGACTGGACCTGCAGAAGCAGCGGCTGCAGGAGATGAGATCCTACGCCAAGGAGCAGCGCGAGGAGCAGAGGAAGAGGCACAAGGACGAGCTGGAGTCCATGGAGAACTACTACAAGGACCAG TTCTCCATGTTGGCTGAAGCTGTGAGCCAAGAGCAACAGGAGATCCAAGTGCGGGAGAAGACTCAGGCcaag actcTGCAGAAGGTAAAGCGAGAGCTGCGAGCCAAGATGGAGAAGGAGATCCAGGATCTGCAGGAGCTGATCCTCCGCACGGATGAGGACGCCTTCTTCAGGGAGCTGGAGGCCGAGCGCCTCAAGAGGAGACTGCACCTGGCCTCCTTCCAGTACAGCAAGAGCCACTGCCTGTGA
- the CEP95 gene encoding centrosomal protein of 95 kDa isoform X2 — protein sequence MGTQETDWVTVANSLLSRCHVSLLVSDLTQCDARFFSALYEAILGEKVPDYITDSHTAEDDAHNVQSVIDSLALDYLQVSLSHITGENVVRGDTESIRNLLEIFDGLLEYLTEQISEASSQNGDLEYKEAHVRGLHVEAPPCLRPPPSIGSLSSDLHPPSLGVDGSESTAELIRLGDTAHTFTLRGLDVETLRGRTVTPRPAEEEETLVSAVTGDNGTLVVEGHPVDEREGTPILQQTPTAVLLKPPYQPRAVTREARSPAPRSTHGVTSDILHGGSKSVKSPERRSPKEKKVAFRTLPDVRLMTQQNSLETWSNGSATCSKETAAEIDERSSGGREYSLLGSQPRSLVDEPLSVQRARNRLSELELQEMSEKLSRRLDELDRMLKKALGDQTRSSSETKEDDKLSQHSDSIMEIRRKTRQHAPQHTKPPSARPRSLSSSPLPPTGRTLSAQFEDLLNKEAKGDIGKIRRDLQKELDLQRLKSQLLFCAYEEEFKDLEETEKQKLVKMKEKLREEEQEFKENIFKNVPKKSHPEKVYGRKPARPPPKPAQWTPTLQKSSRVTVKENELLPLLLEDFPHLQVSPHALRSMWKGQMAQVEQLARSSQEDERSQRHLQKEVEEAHRKRDLLVQLIQREQNHKQRLKDFKDRIRLQKSAQNRMRETRQQAARAKRYYDDYHVQLRAKLMRARTREERIFKNLFEEGLDLQKQRLQEMRSYAKEQREEQRKRHKDELESMENYYKDQFSMLAEAVSQEQQEIQVREKTQAKTLQKVKRELRAKMEKEIQDLQELILRTDEDAFFRELEAERLKRRLHLASFQYSKSHCL from the exons ATGGGTACGCAGGAAACGG ACTGGGTGACCGTTGCCAACTCCCTGCTGAGCAGGTGCCACGTGTCCCTCCTGGTCAGCGACCTGACGCAATGTGACGCCCGCTTCTTTTCCGCCCTGTATGAAGCCATTCTAGGAGAAAAGGTGCCAG ATTACATCACCGATTCACACACAGCCGAGGACGACGCCCACAATGTGCAATCTGTCATCGACTCGCTGGCCCTGGATTATCTGCAAGTCAGCCTGTCCCATATCACAG GAGAGAACGTGGTCCGAGGAGACACAGAGTCCATCAGGAACCTCCTGGAGATATTCGACGGATTACTGGAGTATCTGACAGAGCAAATCAGTGAGGCGTCATCACAGAACGGAG ACTTGGAATATAAGGAAGCACATGTGAGGGGGCTACACGTGGAAGCCCCCCCCTGCCTGCGACCGCCTCCATCTATAGG gtctctctcCTCGGACCTTCACCCTCCGTCTTTGGGAGTAGATGGATCAGAATCCACGGCAGAGCTGATCCGGCTGGGGGACACGGCGCACACCTTCACGCTGAGAG GTCTGGACGTGGAGACCCTGCGGGGGCGGACAGTGACCCCCCGgcccgcagaggaggaggagacgctgGTTTCTGCTGTCACAGGAGACAATG GCACCCTTGTAGTGGAGGGTCATCCAGTAGATGAGCGGGAAGGGACCCCGATCCTGCAGCAGACCCCGACCGCCGTTCTTCTAAAACCCCCGTACCAGCCGCGTGCTGTGACCAGAGAGGCGCGCTCCCCCGCACCCCGCAGCACACATGGAG TAACGTCAGACATTCTCCATGGGGGATCAAAATCGGTGAAGTCACCGGAGAGGAGGAGCCCAAAGGAG AAGAAAGTTGCGTTCCGCACGTTGCCGGATGTGAGGCTGATGACGCAGCAGAACTCGCTGGAGACCTGGAGCAATGGGTCAGCGACCTGCAGCAAGGAGACGGCAGCAGAGATagatgagcgcagctctggagggaGAGAGTATTCACTGCTGGG CTCCCAGCCCCGGTCGCTGGTGGATGAGCCCCTGTCGGTACAGAGAGCCCGCAATCGCCTGTCGGAGCTGGAGCTGCAGGAGATGTCGGAGAAGCTGTCCCGCCGGCTGGATGAGCTGGACCGG ATGCTGAAGAAGGCGCTGGGGGATCAGACCCGGAGCAGCAGCGAGACCAAGGAGGACGACAAACTCTCCCAGCACAGCGACAGCATCATGGAGATCCGCCGGAAGACGCGGCAGCACG CCCCCCAacacacaaagccccccagtgcCCGGCCgcgctccctctcctcctccccgctgCCCCCTACTGGACGGACGCTCTCGGCTCAGTTTGAGGACCTCCTGAACAAGGAGGCGAAAGGAGACATCGGGAAGATCCGCAGAGACCTGCAGAAGGAACTGGACCTTCAGAGGCTCAAGTCTCAG CTCCTGTTTTGCGCTTATGAGGAAGAATTTAAGGACCTTGAGGAAACAGAGaaacagaaactggtgaagatGAAGGAAAAGCTGCGGGAGGAG GAGCAGGAATTTAAGGAGAATATcttcaaaaatgttccaaaaaaatcTCACCCAGAGAAGGTTTACGGGAGGAAGCCGGCGCGGCCGCCCCCTAAACCCGCGCAGTGGACCCCCACCCTACAGAAGAGCAGCAGAG TGACGGTGAAGGAGAACGAGCTGCTGCCGCTCCTATTGGAGGATTTCCCGCACCTCCAGGTGTCGCCCCACGCGCTGCGCTCCATGTGGAAGGGGCAGATGGCGCAGGTGGAGCAGCTCGCCAGGTCTAGCCAGGAAGACGAGCGGAGCCAGCGCCATCTCCAGAAGGAG GTGGAGGAGGCGCATAGGAAGCGCGATCTCCTGGTGCAGCTGATCCAGCGCGAGCAGAACCACAAGCAGCGGCTG AAAGACTTTAAGGACCGGATCCGTCTCCAGAAATCGGCACAGAACCGGATGCGAGAGACCCGACAGCAGGCGGCCCGAGCAAAGAGATACTACGACGACTACCACGTGCAGCTCCGCGCCAAACTGATGAGGGCGAGAACCCGGGAGGAGAGG ATCTTCAAGAACTTGTTTGAGGAGGGACTGGACCTGCAGAAGCAGCGGCTGCAGGAGATGAGATCCTACGCCAAGGAGCAGCGCGAGGAGCAGAGGAAGAGGCACAAGGACGAGCTGGAGTCCATGGAGAACTACTACAAGGACCAG TTCTCCATGTTGGCTGAAGCTGTGAGCCAAGAGCAACAGGAGATCCAAGTGCGGGAGAAGACTCAGGCcaag actcTGCAGAAGGTAAAGCGAGAGCTGCGAGCCAAGATGGAGAAGGAGATCCAGGATCTGCAGGAGCTGATCCTCCGCACGGATGAGGACGCCTTCTTCAGGGAGCTGGAGGCCGAGCGCCTCAAGAGGAGACTGCACCTGGCCTCCTTCCAGTACAGCAAGAGCCACTGCCTGTGA
- the CEP95 gene encoding centrosomal protein of 95 kDa isoform X1 produces the protein MGTQETDWVTVANSLLSRCHVSLLVSDLTQCDARFFSALYEAILGEKVPDYITDSHTAEDDAHNVQSVIDSLALDYLQVSLSHITGENVVRGDTESIRNLLEIFDGLLEYLTEQISEASSQNGEDLEYKEAHVRGLHVEAPPCLRPPPSIGSLSSDLHPPSLGVDGSESTAELIRLGDTAHTFTLRGLDVETLRGRTVTPRPAEEEETLVSAVTGDNGTLVVEGHPVDEREGTPILQQTPTAVLLKPPYQPRAVTREARSPAPRSTHGVTSDILHGGSKSVKSPERRSPKEKKVAFRTLPDVRLMTQQNSLETWSNGSATCSKETAAEIDERSSGGREYSLLGSQPRSLVDEPLSVQRARNRLSELELQEMSEKLSRRLDELDRMLKKALGDQTRSSSETKEDDKLSQHSDSIMEIRRKTRQHAPQHTKPPSARPRSLSSSPLPPTGRTLSAQFEDLLNKEAKGDIGKIRRDLQKELDLQRLKSQLLFCAYEEEFKDLEETEKQKLVKMKEKLREEEQEFKENIFKNVPKKSHPEKVYGRKPARPPPKPAQWTPTLQKSSRVTVKENELLPLLLEDFPHLQVSPHALRSMWKGQMAQVEQLARSSQEDERSQRHLQKEVEEAHRKRDLLVQLIQREQNHKQRLKDFKDRIRLQKSAQNRMRETRQQAARAKRYYDDYHVQLRAKLMRARTREERIFKNLFEEGLDLQKQRLQEMRSYAKEQREEQRKRHKDELESMENYYKDQFSMLAEAVSQEQQEIQVREKTQAKTLQKVKRELRAKMEKEIQDLQELILRTDEDAFFRELEAERLKRRLHLASFQYSKSHCL, from the exons ATGGGTACGCAGGAAACGG ACTGGGTGACCGTTGCCAACTCCCTGCTGAGCAGGTGCCACGTGTCCCTCCTGGTCAGCGACCTGACGCAATGTGACGCCCGCTTCTTTTCCGCCCTGTATGAAGCCATTCTAGGAGAAAAGGTGCCAG ATTACATCACCGATTCACACACAGCCGAGGACGACGCCCACAATGTGCAATCTGTCATCGACTCGCTGGCCCTGGATTATCTGCAAGTCAGCCTGTCCCATATCACAG GAGAGAACGTGGTCCGAGGAGACACAGAGTCCATCAGGAACCTCCTGGAGATATTCGACGGATTACTGGAGTATCTGACAGAGCAAATCAGTGAGGCGTCATCACAGAACGGAG AAGACTTGGAATATAAGGAAGCACATGTGAGGGGGCTACACGTGGAAGCCCCCCCCTGCCTGCGACCGCCTCCATCTATAGG gtctctctcCTCGGACCTTCACCCTCCGTCTTTGGGAGTAGATGGATCAGAATCCACGGCAGAGCTGATCCGGCTGGGGGACACGGCGCACACCTTCACGCTGAGAG GTCTGGACGTGGAGACCCTGCGGGGGCGGACAGTGACCCCCCGgcccgcagaggaggaggagacgctgGTTTCTGCTGTCACAGGAGACAATG GCACCCTTGTAGTGGAGGGTCATCCAGTAGATGAGCGGGAAGGGACCCCGATCCTGCAGCAGACCCCGACCGCCGTTCTTCTAAAACCCCCGTACCAGCCGCGTGCTGTGACCAGAGAGGCGCGCTCCCCCGCACCCCGCAGCACACATGGAG TAACGTCAGACATTCTCCATGGGGGATCAAAATCGGTGAAGTCACCGGAGAGGAGGAGCCCAAAGGAG AAGAAAGTTGCGTTCCGCACGTTGCCGGATGTGAGGCTGATGACGCAGCAGAACTCGCTGGAGACCTGGAGCAATGGGTCAGCGACCTGCAGCAAGGAGACGGCAGCAGAGATagatgagcgcagctctggagggaGAGAGTATTCACTGCTGGG CTCCCAGCCCCGGTCGCTGGTGGATGAGCCCCTGTCGGTACAGAGAGCCCGCAATCGCCTGTCGGAGCTGGAGCTGCAGGAGATGTCGGAGAAGCTGTCCCGCCGGCTGGATGAGCTGGACCGG ATGCTGAAGAAGGCGCTGGGGGATCAGACCCGGAGCAGCAGCGAGACCAAGGAGGACGACAAACTCTCCCAGCACAGCGACAGCATCATGGAGATCCGCCGGAAGACGCGGCAGCACG CCCCCCAacacacaaagccccccagtgcCCGGCCgcgctccctctcctcctccccgctgCCCCCTACTGGACGGACGCTCTCGGCTCAGTTTGAGGACCTCCTGAACAAGGAGGCGAAAGGAGACATCGGGAAGATCCGCAGAGACCTGCAGAAGGAACTGGACCTTCAGAGGCTCAAGTCTCAG CTCCTGTTTTGCGCTTATGAGGAAGAATTTAAGGACCTTGAGGAAACAGAGaaacagaaactggtgaagatGAAGGAAAAGCTGCGGGAGGAG GAGCAGGAATTTAAGGAGAATATcttcaaaaatgttccaaaaaaatcTCACCCAGAGAAGGTTTACGGGAGGAAGCCGGCGCGGCCGCCCCCTAAACCCGCGCAGTGGACCCCCACCCTACAGAAGAGCAGCAGAG TGACGGTGAAGGAGAACGAGCTGCTGCCGCTCCTATTGGAGGATTTCCCGCACCTCCAGGTGTCGCCCCACGCGCTGCGCTCCATGTGGAAGGGGCAGATGGCGCAGGTGGAGCAGCTCGCCAGGTCTAGCCAGGAAGACGAGCGGAGCCAGCGCCATCTCCAGAAGGAG GTGGAGGAGGCGCATAGGAAGCGCGATCTCCTGGTGCAGCTGATCCAGCGCGAGCAGAACCACAAGCAGCGGCTG AAAGACTTTAAGGACCGGATCCGTCTCCAGAAATCGGCACAGAACCGGATGCGAGAGACCCGACAGCAGGCGGCCCGAGCAAAGAGATACTACGACGACTACCACGTGCAGCTCCGCGCCAAACTGATGAGGGCGAGAACCCGGGAGGAGAGG ATCTTCAAGAACTTGTTTGAGGAGGGACTGGACCTGCAGAAGCAGCGGCTGCAGGAGATGAGATCCTACGCCAAGGAGCAGCGCGAGGAGCAGAGGAAGAGGCACAAGGACGAGCTGGAGTCCATGGAGAACTACTACAAGGACCAG TTCTCCATGTTGGCTGAAGCTGTGAGCCAAGAGCAACAGGAGATCCAAGTGCGGGAGAAGACTCAGGCcaag actcTGCAGAAGGTAAAGCGAGAGCTGCGAGCCAAGATGGAGAAGGAGATCCAGGATCTGCAGGAGCTGATCCTCCGCACGGATGAGGACGCCTTCTTCAGGGAGCTGGAGGCCGAGCGCCTCAAGAGGAGACTGCACCTGGCCTCCTTCCAGTACAGCAAGAGCCACTGCCTGTGA